Genomic segment of Prionailurus viverrinus isolate Anna chromosome B4, UM_Priviv_1.0, whole genome shotgun sequence:
agaagggcattgtataataattaaggggcctatccaccaagaatacctaacaattgtaaacatttatgtgcctaatgtggagcacccaaatatataaatcaattaatcacaaatataaagaaactcattgatagtaacaccataatagtagaggacttcaacaccccactcacagcaatggacacaccatctaatcaaaaaatcaacaaggaaacaatagctttgaatgacacactagaccagatggattttacagatatattcagaacatttcatcctaaaggagcagaatatacattcttctccaatgcacatggaacgttctccagaatagaccatatactgggacacaaatcagccctaagtaagtacaaaaaatcgaggtcataccatgcatattttcagaccacaactctattaaacatgaaatcaaccacaagaaaaaatttggaaaggtaacaaatacttggagactgaagaacatcctactaaagaatgaatgggctaatcaaaaaattaaagaggaaatttaaaagtacatggaagccaatgagaATGATCACACCAGAGCCAAAAAcctctgggatgtagcaaaggtggtcataagaggaaagtatatagcaatccaagccttcctaaagaaggaagaaagatctcagatacacaacctaaccttacaccttaaggagctggaaaaagaacagcaaataaaacccaaaatcagcagaagacaggaattaataaagactagagcagaaattaatgctatcaaaaccaaaaaaaaaaaaaaaaagacagagagagagagagcagaacagatcaatgaaaccagaagctggttctttgaaagaattaacaaatttgataagccactagccagtttgatcaaaaagaaaaaggaaaggacccacataaataaaataaggaatgaaagaggagagatcacaaccaacacagcagaaataaaaacaataataagagaatatttggggcaattatacaccaataaaatgggaaatctagaagaaatggagaaattcctacaaacatatacactaccaaaactgaaacaagaagaaatagaaaatttgaacagacccgtacccagtaaggaaatcaaattagtaatcaaaaatctgccaaaaaacaagagtccagggccagatggctttccaggggaattctaccaaacatttaaggtagggttaacacctattttcttgaagcttttccaaaaaatagaaatggaaagaaaacttccaaactctttctatgaagcaagcattaccttgattccaaaaccagacagagaccccactaaaaaggagacctatagaccaatttccctggtgaacatggatgcaaaaatcctcagcaaggtattagccaaccggatccaacaatacattaaaaaaattattcaccatgaccaagtgggatttatacatGGGATGCAGGGCTCGTTCAATATCCGCAAgacaattaatgtgatacatcacatcaataaaagaaaggacaagaataatatgatcctctcaatagatgcagagaaagcatttgccaaaagacagcatcctttcttgataaaaacccgcaagaaagtagggatataaggagcatacctcgagatcataaaagccatatatgaacgacccaacactaatatcatcctcaatggggaaaaactgagagctttccccctaaggtcaggaacaagacagggacgtccactctcaccactgttattcaacatagtattggaagtcttagcctctgtaatcagacaacacaaagaaataaaaggcattcgaatcggccaggaggaggtcaaactttcactcttcgcagatgacatgatcctctatatggaaaacccaaaagattccaccaaaagactgctagaactgatctatgaattcagcaaagtcacaggatataaaatcaacagaaatcggttgcattcctatacaacaataatgaagcaacagaaagagaaatcaacgAATCGATCCCATTTAAAATGGCAGCAAAAGGAGGTTTGTCCTTTTTCTCTCGCCACGGTTTGTTGGAGCCTCCGTTTTTCTCGCCCTTTCTGGGCTATCTCGTTCTTTCCAGGCTAATTGGCAGCTACTTGAGCCCATTACTTTTCACTGGAATCCAAAGGTCTAGAAGGACTGAGACTTGGCTTTCAGGTCTGAGACTTGGCTTTCGATGGATTCGCCAACGAAGCTTTACCCATCCTGTGGCCCAGAACCTTCTCAGATGGCCAGTGAAGAAAATTCCCAGGGAGGCTCAGCTGCCTCTCCAACCATCTCCGAAGTATTAATAAAGAACCTTAGTCAATTGACTCTCCACCCTAGTATCAAACTTCCTTCCCCTCTACCAGAATATCCACCCCAACAGCAGGACAGAGGGACGAAACCACAGGGACTTGTGGACCAAATACTCAGCAACAGGAGGAGGGGTGGAGTAAGGACTTTGTTAACTGCTTggaaagaaaggatggaaagGCTGATGTGGTTTATTAAAAATCATCGCTACTTCAACCAGCGTTCCACAGATGAATCCAGAGTAGAAAAATTTAGATGTAGATGTCATTATTGCCTGTATCATAGACCTCCCAAGGATACCAGCATGGAGAATAATTATGACATGGAGTCTATGTAAACATAAACCTTATTATATGGTGTTTTTCTTGCTAGTAATTTTAGAATCAGTATGCAGCACCTTGGGAAAGCTGCTCTATTATAGACAAAGTATAATATTTTGATAATCTATGATATTAGCTCTGTCTTGTCTTTTCTACCTTGATAACAATAATTTGTGAGGAATCCGGTGTTTTGCTTTTGAGTGACCTCAATATACTTTAGTTCCACTTTTTGATATGACCCAAGGAAGCACTAGTGGGTTTTGAGTGTAGCCTGGGTGTTTGAGAAACCTGAAGTCATGAAGATCGGTTAACCTAACatgggattcctgggtggctcagttgggttaagcaCCCGACTAGAGCTCTGTAGAGTAgagttctgtgctggcagctgggaggctggagcctgcttcagattctgtgtgtgtgtgtgtgtgtg
This window contains:
- the LOC125169673 gene encoding developmental pluripotency-associated protein 3-like; this encodes MDSPTKLYPSCGPEPSQMASEENSQGGSAASPTISEVLIKNLSQLTLHPSIKLPSPLPEYPPQQQDRGTKPQGLVDQILSNRRRGGVRTLLTAWKERMERLMWFIKNHRYFNQRSTDESRVEKFRCRCHYCLYHRPPKDTSMENNYDMESM